A DNA window from Mycolicibacter hiberniae contains the following coding sequences:
- a CDS encoding gamma-glutamylcyclotransferase, producing MPLYAAYGSNMHPEQMLQRAPHSPMTGTGWLRGWRLTFAGEDIGWEGALATVVEDPDSSVFVVLYDVTPEDEKNMDSWEGSEFGIHKKIRLRVDRVDGITADPADSEPAPVLAWLYVVDAWERGLPSARYLGVVAEAAQIAGAPEEYVRDLLTRPARNIGPGS from the coding sequence GTGCCGCTCTACGCCGCCTACGGGTCGAACATGCATCCCGAACAGATGCTGCAACGAGCGCCGCACTCCCCGATGACCGGCACCGGCTGGTTGCGCGGCTGGCGGCTGACGTTCGCCGGCGAGGATATCGGCTGGGAGGGCGCCCTGGCGACCGTGGTCGAGGACCCGGACTCGAGCGTGTTCGTCGTGCTCTACGACGTGACTCCCGAAGACGAGAAGAACATGGACAGCTGGGAAGGCTCGGAATTCGGCATCCACAAGAAGATCCGGCTCCGGGTGGACCGGGTGGACGGGATCACCGCTGACCCGGCCGACAGCGAACCCGCCCCGGTACTGGCCTGGCTGTACGTGGTGGACGCCTGGGAGCGCGGGCTGCCGTCCGCCCGTTACCTGGGCGTGGTGGCCGAGGCGGCCCAGATCGCCGGCGCCCCAGAGGAATACGTGCGCGACCTGCTGACCCGCCCGGCCCGCAATATCGGCCCCGGTTCGTAA
- a CDS encoding NAD(P)H-quinone dehydrogenase has protein sequence MTTPSTRIVIIGGGPAGYEAALVAAAKGPEAVSVTVVDSDGLGGACVLWDCVPSKTFIASSGVRTELRRAPHLGFDIHFTDAEIELNQIHERVKSLAAAQSADIRTQLLNSGVEVIAGRGELIDAEPGRVQHRIRVTQHGGSARLAGGEAKLGPPEQHGGAQRVLEADVVLIATGASPRIVPGAEPDGERILTWRQLYDLRTLPEHLVVVGSGVTGAEFANAYTELGVKVTVVASRDRVLPHEDPDAARVLERVFAERGVTLVKNARAASVTRDGDGVLVTMTDGRTVAGSHALMTVGSVPNTGGLGLERVGITLAAGDYLQVDRVSRTSVPGIYAAGDCTGLLPLASVAAMQGRIAMYHALGEAVAPIRLRTVAAAVFTRPEIAAVGVPQSQIDDGTVPARTVMLPLQTNARAKMSRMRYGFLKLFCRPATGTVIGGVVVAPIASELILPIALAVQNRITVADLAQTLAVYPSLSGSLTEAARRLMTHDDLD, from the coding sequence GTGACTACTCCCTCGACACGCATCGTGATCATCGGCGGCGGGCCGGCGGGTTACGAAGCGGCGCTGGTCGCGGCGGCCAAGGGTCCCGAAGCGGTATCGGTGACGGTGGTCGACTCCGACGGCCTCGGCGGGGCCTGCGTGTTGTGGGACTGTGTGCCGTCCAAGACGTTCATCGCCTCGTCCGGGGTGCGCACCGAGCTCCGGAGGGCTCCGCACCTGGGTTTCGACATCCATTTCACCGACGCCGAGATCGAGCTGAACCAGATTCACGAGCGGGTGAAGTCGCTGGCCGCGGCACAGTCCGCTGACATCCGCACCCAACTGCTCAACTCCGGTGTGGAGGTCATCGCCGGCCGCGGGGAGTTGATCGACGCCGAGCCGGGCCGGGTGCAGCATCGCATCCGGGTGACGCAGCACGGCGGCTCAGCGAGGCTCGCCGGAGGCGAGGCGAAGCTGGGGCCGCCGGAACAGCACGGCGGTGCCCAGCGGGTGCTGGAGGCCGATGTCGTGCTGATCGCCACCGGTGCCAGCCCCCGGATCGTGCCCGGCGCGGAGCCGGACGGCGAACGGATCCTGACCTGGCGGCAGCTCTACGACCTGCGCACGCTGCCCGAGCACCTGGTGGTGGTGGGTTCCGGGGTCACCGGCGCGGAGTTCGCCAACGCCTACACCGAACTCGGCGTCAAGGTCACCGTGGTGGCTAGCCGCGACCGCGTGCTGCCGCACGAGGATCCGGATGCCGCCCGGGTGCTGGAGCGGGTGTTCGCCGAACGTGGCGTCACCCTGGTCAAGAATGCCCGCGCCGCCTCGGTGACCCGGGACGGAGACGGGGTGCTGGTCACCATGACCGACGGTCGCACGGTGGCCGGCAGCCACGCGCTGATGACGGTCGGTTCGGTGCCCAACACCGGCGGGCTGGGCTTGGAGCGGGTGGGCATCACCCTGGCTGCCGGCGATTACCTGCAGGTGGACCGGGTGTCGCGGACATCGGTGCCCGGGATCTACGCGGCCGGCGACTGCACCGGGCTGCTGCCGCTGGCCTCGGTGGCCGCCATGCAGGGCCGGATCGCGATGTATCACGCGCTGGGCGAAGCGGTGGCGCCGATCCGGCTGCGCACGGTGGCGGCCGCGGTGTTCACCCGGCCCGAGATCGCCGCGGTGGGCGTGCCCCAATCCCAGATCGATGACGGCACCGTGCCCGCCCGCACCGTGATGCTGCCGTTGCAGACCAACGCGCGGGCCAAGATGAGCCGGATGCGCTACGGATTCCTCAAGCTGTTCTGCCGGCCGGCCACCGGCACGGTCATCGGCGGCGTGGTGGTCGCCCCGATCGCCTCGGAGCTGATCCTGCCGATCGCGCTGGCGGTGCAGAACCGGATCACCGTGGCCGATCTGGCGCAGACGCTGGCGGTGTATCCCTCGTTGTCGGGCTCGCTCACCGAAGCGGCCCGGCGGCTGATGACCCATGACGACCTCGACTGA
- a CDS encoding glycosyltransferase family 39 protein, which yields MSRPIALPARRAGTSESGLAVLPVAVVVAVAAVVHGMFAMRYGWHPDEFYYVVCGQHPAWGYFDHPPLVPMLARVASLGGLLGLRALAIAIHLACIALAALLAAEFGGRRVAQVIAAAAVASSPLFMGAAMFFGTTVVDQLIWIAVLLLVTRALRIKTALAWLPAGVVAGIGLEAKHTVALLLLGVGLGLLIFRRDALRTAGPWLASVVAVLFAAPNLIWNARQGWPSLHFAHAMSVRMGGPAGSLMQLPLLLLLYAGPLLVLLWVMGARWLAAPESRQYRWILVVPVVVLLLCVVSGGRCYYAGPVLAALFAAGAIRIESQDPQRLPRGWAVALAAQFVGAAAFCLPVLPPVQATALRQVNPIPMETYGWPEFVEQVAAAAAELPEDAPIFTSNYGEASALRILGPAAGIHRRVVSGDSSYAAWGPPAGDAATVLCVGRLPVPRLTQYWAHVTYLDSIRFPVGVRNGESSAKIYLCEQPRGSWAAMWPRMRHSSGVGY from the coding sequence GTGAGTCGTCCGATTGCCCTGCCTGCGCGTCGCGCCGGCACGTCCGAGAGTGGTTTGGCGGTTCTGCCGGTGGCCGTTGTGGTCGCTGTCGCCGCCGTCGTACACGGGATGTTCGCCATGCGGTACGGCTGGCACCCCGACGAGTTTTACTACGTGGTCTGTGGCCAGCACCCGGCGTGGGGGTACTTCGACCATCCGCCGCTGGTACCGATGCTGGCGCGCGTGGCGTCGCTGGGCGGCTTGCTGGGCCTGCGAGCGCTGGCCATTGCGATCCACCTCGCCTGCATCGCGCTGGCGGCACTGCTGGCCGCGGAGTTCGGGGGGCGGCGGGTGGCGCAGGTGATCGCCGCCGCCGCAGTCGCATCGAGCCCGCTGTTCATGGGTGCGGCCATGTTTTTCGGTACGACCGTGGTCGATCAGCTGATCTGGATTGCAGTGCTGTTGCTCGTGACACGGGCGTTGCGGATCAAGACTGCGCTGGCCTGGCTGCCGGCCGGAGTGGTTGCCGGCATCGGTCTGGAGGCCAAACACACGGTCGCGCTCCTGCTGCTCGGAGTCGGACTGGGTCTGTTGATCTTTCGACGGGATGCGCTGCGCACCGCGGGACCGTGGCTGGCCAGCGTCGTGGCGGTGCTGTTCGCTGCGCCGAACCTGATCTGGAACGCGCGTCAGGGCTGGCCGAGCCTGCATTTTGCGCACGCCATGTCGGTTCGGATGGGCGGACCGGCAGGCTCGCTGATGCAATTGCCGCTATTGCTGCTGCTGTACGCCGGTCCGCTACTGGTGCTGCTCTGGGTGATGGGAGCCCGATGGCTGGCGGCTCCGGAAAGCCGGCAGTACCGCTGGATACTGGTGGTTCCGGTGGTGGTGCTGTTGCTGTGCGTGGTCAGCGGCGGTCGCTGCTACTACGCGGGACCGGTGCTCGCGGCGTTGTTCGCCGCCGGTGCGATACGGATCGAATCCCAGGATCCCCAGCGCCTACCCCGTGGTTGGGCGGTCGCTCTGGCAGCTCAGTTCGTGGGCGCTGCGGCGTTCTGCCTTCCGGTGCTGCCCCCGGTGCAGGCCACGGCGCTGCGCCAGGTCAACCCCATCCCGATGGAGACCTACGGCTGGCCGGAATTCGTCGAGCAGGTCGCGGCTGCGGCGGCCGAACTGCCGGAGGACGCCCCGATCTTCACCAGCAATTACGGGGAAGCCTCGGCGTTGCGGATTCTCGGGCCGGCGGCCGGCATCCACCGTCGGGTGGTCAGCGGCGACAGCAGTTACGCCGCATGGGGCCCACCGGCCGGTGACGCCGCCACCGTGCTGTGCGTCGGACGGTTGCCCGTACCCAGGCTGACTCAGTACTGGGCCCATGTCACCTACCTGGACTCGATCCGTTTCCCCGTCGGAGTTCGCAACGGGGAAAGCTCGGCGAAGATCTACCTGTGTGAGCAGCCGCGGGGCAGTTGGGCTGCGATGTGGCCGCGTATGCGCCACAGCTCCGGTGTCGGTTACTGA
- a CDS encoding purine-nucleoside phosphorylase translates to MTVPLATQAAAVVAARTGVATHDVAVVLGSGWAPAVAALGTATASLPMADLPGFSAPTAAGHAGELVSMRIGTHRVLVLVGRIHAYEGHSLADVVRPVRAAVAAGANTVVLTNAAGGLRTSYDIGQPVLISDHLNMTGRSPLVGAHFVDMVDAYTPALRALAHQVDPDLAEGVYAGMAGPQYETPAEIRMLRTLGADLVGMSTVHEAIAARAAGAQILGVSLVTNLAAGITGDPLSHAEVLAAGRESAARMGALLAEVISRLPSPAAQ, encoded by the coding sequence GTGACGGTACCGCTGGCAACTCAGGCGGCAGCGGTGGTGGCTGCCCGCACCGGAGTCGCGACGCACGACGTGGCCGTGGTGCTCGGTTCCGGCTGGGCGCCCGCGGTGGCAGCGCTGGGCACGGCGACCGCGAGCCTGCCGATGGCCGACCTGCCCGGATTCAGTGCGCCCACGGCGGCGGGCCACGCCGGCGAACTGGTGTCGATGCGCATCGGGACCCACCGGGTGTTGGTGCTGGTCGGCCGGATCCACGCCTACGAGGGACATTCGCTCGCCGACGTCGTCCGCCCGGTCCGCGCCGCCGTCGCGGCCGGGGCGAACACGGTGGTGCTGACCAACGCCGCCGGCGGCCTGCGCACCAGTTACGACATCGGCCAACCGGTGCTGATCAGCGACCATCTGAACATGACGGGTCGCTCCCCGTTGGTGGGCGCGCACTTCGTCGACATGGTCGATGCCTACACCCCGGCGCTGCGCGCGCTGGCCCACCAAGTCGACCCCGACCTCGCCGAGGGCGTCTACGCGGGGATGGCCGGTCCGCAGTACGAGACCCCCGCCGAGATCCGGATGCTGCGCACCCTGGGCGCCGACCTGGTGGGCATGTCCACCGTGCACGAGGCGATCGCCGCCCGCGCGGCGGGCGCGCAGATTCTGGGGGTGTCGCTGGTGACCAACCTGGCAGCCGGGATCACCGGTGACCCGCTCAGCCATGCCGAGGTGCTGGCCGCCGGCCGGGAGTCGGCGGCCCGCATGGGCGCGCTGCTGGCCGAGGTGATCAGCCGCCTACCGTCTCCGGCAGCTCAGTAA
- a CDS encoding glycosyltransferase family 39 protein produces MSWRNTMPVAAVIAVAAVVHLAVATRHGWHTDEFYYVICGQHPAWGYFDHPPLVPLLARVAALGGLWGLRLLAVALHLGCIALAARLAAEFGGRRLAQATTAAAVAASPLFMGAAMFFGTTVVDQLVWLAVLVLVMRALRIGTVPAWVAAGVVAGIGLEAKQTVVLLLIGIGIGLAIFRRDALRTAGPWAACAVAAVLAAPNLIWNAAHGWPSLTFAHAMSLRMGGPVGSLSQMPLLLLLYAGPLLIVLWVFGIGWLASPAGADHRWALAVPVVVLALVIISGGRCYYVGPVFAVLFAAGALRIEAENPDRLPPGWAVALVGLFTGAAMLCLPMLPVATADSLRKVNPIPLETYGWPQFVDQVAAVAETLPEDVPIFAGNYGEASALRILGPSAGINRPVVSGDSNYALWGPPPGDAGTVLCVGKFPVRKLTQYWTKITYLESIRIPHHVHNGLHAVKIYRCEHPVGSWKEMWPRMRHSSGVPY; encoded by the coding sequence CCACGCGGCATGGCTGGCATACCGACGAGTTCTACTACGTCATCTGCGGTCAACACCCGGCGTGGGGATACTTTGACCACCCGCCACTGGTGCCGCTGTTGGCCCGGGTGGCTGCCCTGGGCGGCCTGTGGGGGCTACGGCTGTTGGCTGTCGCCCTACACCTGGGCTGCATCGCCTTGGCGGCGCGATTGGCCGCGGAATTCGGCGGGCGGCGACTGGCTCAGGCGACCACCGCAGCCGCCGTCGCGGCCAGCCCGCTATTCATGGGTGCCGCGATGTTCTTCGGAACCACCGTGGTCGACCAGCTGGTCTGGCTCGCGGTGCTGGTGCTGGTGATGCGGGCACTGCGGATCGGAACCGTGCCGGCCTGGGTGGCGGCCGGCGTGGTGGCCGGTATCGGGCTGGAGGCCAAACAGACGGTGGTGCTGCTGCTCATCGGTATCGGGATCGGCCTGGCGATCTTCCGGCGTGATGCGCTGCGCACGGCGGGGCCCTGGGCGGCCTGCGCGGTGGCAGCGGTGTTGGCGGCTCCGAACCTGATCTGGAACGCCGCCCATGGCTGGCCGAGCCTGACGTTCGCCCACGCTATGTCGCTGCGGATGGGCGGCCCGGTGGGGTCGCTGTCCCAGATGCCGCTGCTCCTCTTGCTGTACGCCGGCCCCCTGTTGATCGTGCTGTGGGTGTTCGGCATCGGCTGGCTCGCCTCTCCGGCGGGGGCGGATCACCGCTGGGCGCTGGCGGTGCCGGTGGTGGTGTTGGCGTTGGTCATCATCAGTGGGGGGCGCTGCTACTACGTAGGCCCGGTTTTCGCGGTGCTGTTCGCCGCCGGCGCGCTGCGTATCGAAGCCGAGAATCCCGACCGGCTGCCGCCGGGCTGGGCAGTCGCGCTGGTCGGGCTGTTCACCGGCGCGGCCATGCTCTGCCTTCCGATGCTGCCCGTGGCGACCGCCGATTCGCTGCGCAAGGTCAATCCCATTCCCCTGGAGACCTACGGCTGGCCGCAGTTCGTCGACCAGGTGGCGGCCGTCGCGGAGACGCTGCCCGAGGATGTGCCGATCTTCGCCGGCAACTACGGCGAAGCCTCGGCACTGCGCATTCTCGGGCCATCGGCGGGCATCAACCGTCCGGTGGTCAGCGGCGACAGCAATTACGCCCTCTGGGGTCCGCCGCCCGGCGACGCCGGCACGGTGTTGTGCGTCGGGAAGTTCCCGGTCCGCAAGCTCACCCAATATTGGACGAAAATCACCTATCTGGAGTCGATCAGGATCCCCCATCACGTGCACAACGGATTGCACGCAGTCAAGATCTACCGGTGCGAGCATCCGGTCGGCAGCTGGAAAGAGATGTGGCCGCGGATGCGACACAGTTCGGGAGTGCCCTACTGA
- a CDS encoding glycerol-3-phosphate dehydrogenase/oxidase has translation MSTLGPDQRARAWERLGAEQFDVVVIGGGVVGTGCALDAATRGLKVALVEARDFAAGTSSRSSKMFHGGLRYLEQLEFGLVREALHERELSLTTLAPHLVKPLPFLYPLTRRWWERPYVASGIFLYDQLGGAKSVPAQRHLTRAGALRLCPGLKRSALIGGIRYYDTVVDDARHTLTVARTAAHYGAVIRTSSQVVALLREGDRVTGVRVRDSEDGALTEVHGHVVVNATGVWTDEIQALSRQRGRFHVRASKGVHIVVPRDRIVSEAAIILRTEKSVLFVIPWGTHWIIGTTDTDWNLDLAHPAATKADIDYLLTHVNTALATPLTHADIEGVYAGLRPLLAGESDDTSKLSREHAVAVPAPGLVAIAGGKYTTYRVMAADAIDAAAEFVPTRVAPSITEKVPLLGADGYFALVNQTEHVGARQGLHPYRVRHLLDRYGSLIHEVLAVADEQPELLDPIADAPTYLKVEVAYAALAEGALHLEDVLARRTRISIEYAHRGVNCAHEVAQVMAGVLGWDDADVEREVANYAARVEAEILSQEQPDDASADALRASAPEARAEILEPIPLT, from the coding sequence GTGAGCACGCTGGGACCGGACCAACGAGCACGAGCCTGGGAACGACTGGGCGCCGAGCAGTTCGACGTAGTGGTGATCGGCGGCGGTGTGGTGGGCACCGGTTGCGCGCTCGACGCCGCCACCCGCGGCCTGAAGGTGGCGCTGGTCGAGGCGCGGGACTTCGCCGCCGGGACCTCGAGCCGAAGCTCGAAGATGTTCCACGGCGGTCTGCGCTACCTCGAGCAGCTGGAGTTCGGCTTGGTGCGCGAGGCACTGCACGAGCGCGAGCTTTCGCTGACCACCCTGGCGCCGCACCTGGTCAAGCCGCTGCCGTTTCTGTATCCGCTGACCCGGCGGTGGTGGGAGCGGCCGTACGTGGCCAGCGGAATCTTCCTCTACGACCAATTGGGCGGGGCGAAATCAGTTCCCGCCCAACGTCATCTGACTCGTGCGGGCGCGTTGCGTCTGTGTCCGGGGCTGAAGCGCAGTGCGTTGATCGGCGGCATCCGCTACTACGACACCGTTGTCGACGATGCCCGCCACACCCTGACCGTCGCGCGCACCGCGGCGCACTACGGGGCGGTCATCCGTACCTCCAGCCAAGTCGTGGCGCTGCTGCGCGAAGGGGACCGGGTGACCGGGGTGCGGGTCCGCGATTCCGAGGACGGCGCCCTCACCGAGGTCCACGGGCACGTCGTGGTCAACGCCACCGGGGTGTGGACCGATGAGATTCAGGCGCTGTCGCGCCAGCGTGGCCGTTTCCACGTCCGGGCCTCCAAGGGGGTGCACATCGTGGTGCCGCGGGACCGGATCGTCTCGGAAGCGGCGATCATCCTGCGGACCGAGAAGTCGGTGCTGTTCGTGATCCCCTGGGGCACCCACTGGATCATCGGCACCACTGACACCGACTGGAATCTGGATCTGGCCCACCCCGCGGCCACCAAGGCCGACATCGACTATCTGCTGACCCACGTCAACACCGCGCTGGCCACCCCGCTCACCCACGCCGACATCGAGGGCGTGTACGCGGGCCTGCGGCCGCTGTTGGCCGGGGAGAGCGACGACACCTCGAAGTTGTCCCGCGAGCACGCGGTGGCCGTCCCCGCACCGGGCCTGGTGGCCATTGCCGGCGGCAAGTACACCACCTACCGGGTGATGGCCGCCGACGCGATCGACGCCGCCGCCGAGTTCGTCCCGACCCGGGTCGCGCCGTCGATCACCGAGAAGGTGCCGCTGCTGGGCGCCGACGGCTATTTCGCGTTGGTCAATCAGACCGAGCACGTCGGTGCCAGACAAGGCCTGCACCCCTACCGGGTCCGGCACCTGCTCGACCGCTACGGCTCGCTGATCCACGAGGTGCTGGCGGTTGCCGACGAGCAGCCGGAGCTGCTGGACCCGATCGCCGATGCACCCACCTACCTCAAAGTGGAGGTTGCCTACGCGGCCCTGGCCGAGGGTGCCCTGCATCTGGAAGACGTGCTGGCCCGACGGACCCGGATCTCCATCGAGTACGCCCACCGCGGGGTGAACTGCGCCCACGAGGTCGCGCAGGTGATGGCCGGGGTGCTCGGCTGGGACGATGCCGACGTGGAGCGGGAGG
- a CDS encoding amidohydrolase, translating into MPPASVSHAVEAWLAAHADDVVAWRRHLHRHPELSRQEFATTQFIGELLAGAGLNPKVLPSGTGLTCDFGPEDGPRLALRADIDALPMTEQTGAPYASLVPGVAHACGHDAHTAILLGAGLALASAAELPVGVRLVFQAAEELMPGGAIDAIAAGVLSGVSRIFALHCDPRLKVGRVATIPGPITSAADTVEITVSGPGGHTSRPHLTADLVYGLGTLITGLPGVLSRRIDPRNSTVMVWGAVNSGAAANAIPQSGRLAGTVRTASRDTWVAMEGIVEEAVASLLEPLNIEHTLIYHRGVPPVVNEAVSTRMLTHAIEAVGPDVLAETQQSGGGEDFSWYLEQVPGAMGRLGVWSGSGPQLDLHQPTFDLDERALAVGVRVMAGVVDQAGLL; encoded by the coding sequence ATGCCTCCAGCTTCCGTCTCGCACGCCGTCGAGGCGTGGCTGGCCGCCCACGCCGACGACGTGGTGGCGTGGCGCCGGCACCTGCACCGCCACCCGGAGCTGAGCCGGCAGGAGTTCGCGACCACCCAGTTCATCGGCGAACTGCTGGCCGGAGCCGGCCTCAACCCCAAGGTGCTCCCCAGCGGAACCGGACTGACGTGTGACTTCGGTCCCGAGGACGGGCCTCGGCTGGCGTTGCGGGCCGACATCGACGCCTTACCGATGACCGAGCAGACCGGGGCGCCATACGCCTCGCTGGTGCCCGGAGTGGCGCATGCCTGCGGTCACGACGCCCACACCGCCATTCTGCTGGGTGCGGGGCTGGCGCTGGCGTCGGCGGCGGAGTTGCCGGTGGGGGTGCGGCTGGTGTTCCAGGCCGCCGAAGAGCTGATGCCGGGCGGGGCGATCGACGCGATCGCCGCAGGCGTGCTGAGCGGCGTCAGCCGGATCTTCGCGCTGCACTGCGACCCTCGGCTCAAAGTCGGCCGGGTGGCGACCATTCCCGGGCCGATCACCTCGGCCGCCGACACCGTCGAGATCACCGTGAGCGGTCCGGGTGGGCACACTTCCAGACCGCACCTGACCGCCGATCTCGTCTATGGGCTGGGCACGTTGATCACCGGACTGCCCGGCGTGCTGTCGCGGCGCATCGACCCGCGCAACAGCACCGTGATGGTGTGGGGCGCGGTCAATTCCGGCGCCGCGGCCAATGCCATACCGCAATCGGGTCGCCTGGCCGGTACGGTGCGCACCGCGAGTCGGGACACCTGGGTGGCGATGGAGGGCATCGTGGAGGAGGCGGTGGCCTCCTTGCTGGAGCCGCTGAACATCGAGCACACGCTGATCTACCACCGTGGCGTGCCGCCGGTGGTCAACGAAGCGGTGTCGACGCGGATGCTGACCCACGCGATCGAGGCGGTCGGGCCCGATGTGCTGGCCGAGACCCAACAGTCCGGCGGCGGGGAAGACTTCTCCTGGTATCTGGAGCAGGTGCCCGGCGCCATGGGCCGCCTCGGGGTGTGGTCGGGCAGCGGACCGCAACTGGATCTGCACCAGCCGACGTTCGATCTCGACGAGCGGGCCCTGGCGGTGGGGGTGCGGGTGATGGCCGGCGTGGTCGACCAGGCCGGTCTGCTGTAG